From Anaerohalosphaera lusitana, one genomic window encodes:
- a CDS encoding HNH endonuclease, with protein sequence MGKRGSGWSREEVLVALRVYCALPFGRLHSGNPEIVRIAEAMGRSPGSVAMKACNLAGLDPAQKAGGLGNCSSLDKQVWDEFKSDSEKVANEAEEVYGRLVLGEELSGRDEKIGEWNGGETEVVREVKARRAQGFFRRAVMVSYDGRCAVSGVGLAELLVASHIVPWSEDEERRADPSNGILLNSFYDRSFDAGFITFDEDWRLVAARELKGREKQPGFIVENVVRREGERLRLPGRFVPDAEAMGWHRENVFRGS encoded by the coding sequence ATGGGTAAGAGGGGTTCAGGGTGGTCGCGTGAGGAGGTTTTGGTTGCGTTGCGGGTTTATTGTGCTTTGCCGTTTGGGCGGCTTCATTCTGGGAATCCGGAAATCGTGAGGATTGCTGAGGCGATGGGGCGGTCGCCGGGGTCGGTGGCGATGAAAGCGTGTAATCTTGCGGGGCTTGATCCTGCGCAGAAGGCGGGCGGGCTGGGTAACTGCAGCAGTCTGGATAAGCAGGTATGGGATGAATTCAAAAGCGATTCGGAGAAGGTAGCGAACGAGGCGGAGGAAGTTTACGGGCGGCTGGTTCTGGGTGAAGAGTTAAGCGGGCGCGATGAAAAAATTGGTGAGTGGAACGGGGGTGAGACCGAGGTCGTTCGGGAGGTGAAGGCGAGGAGGGCGCAGGGGTTTTTCCGGCGGGCTGTTATGGTCAGTTATGACGGGCGGTGTGCGGTTTCGGGGGTTGGTTTGGCGGAGCTTTTGGTTGCGAGTCATATTGTGCCTTGGAGTGAGGATGAGGAGCGGCGGGCTGATCCGAGTAACGGGATTTTGCTGAACAGCTTTTATGATCGGAGTTTCGATGCGGGGTTTATTACGTTTGATGAGGATTGGCGGCTGGTGGCTGCGCGGGAGTTGAAGGGGCGAGAGAAGCAGCCGGGGTTTATTGTTGAGAATGTGGTCAGGCGAGAGGGGGAGCGGCTGCGGCTGCCGGGGCGTTTTGTGCCGGATGCGGAGGCGATGGGGTGGCATAGAGAGAATGTTTTCAGGGGTAGTTAA